The Lycium ferocissimum isolate CSIRO_LF1 chromosome 1, AGI_CSIRO_Lferr_CH_V1, whole genome shotgun sequence genome includes a region encoding these proteins:
- the LOC132049451 gene encoding xanthotoxin 5-hydroxylase CYP82C4-like: MHFLSQLLALFVPLFLAFFVARKYKIRNRSSAHNAKSNSTTISAIGAPKVPGSWPIIGHLHLLNGQLPVCRTLGLMADKYGPIFQLQLGARPALVVSSWEMVKNCFTNDNDKIFATRPSMALSKYFYNGKVFAFAPYGPYWRDIRKMVTLELLTSTQLEKLKHVRTSEVNCCIKELYYSTFSNNSNDFPAQVNLSSWFEHITFNIIIRMLAGKRYFSGSVNEKSGTEEIQFIKSIKKALLLLGTFIVSDAIPSLEWMDIGGHIKAMKQTFKEVDSVFDSWLKEHIQKRKDCDIINSTGDQSDFIDVMLSTLPEETMESGYNRDAIIKATTLILIMTASETTADALIWALSLLMNDTRSLKLAQNELDEHVGRNRWVEESDIKNLPYLQAIIKETLRLYPPGPLSGPREATEDCFVGKYHIRKGTRLTVNLWKLQRDPRIWEDPDEFKPERWFMKEHANINFRGQSFEYIPFSSGRRMCPGLMFGTQVVHLTLARLLHGFNISMPGEEPVDLSEDLGIALPKLKPLQPLLSPRLAVELYQSL, from the exons ATGCATTTTCTTTCTCAACTCCTAGCACTATTTGTTCCTTTGTTCTTAGCCTTTTTTGTTGCTCGCAAATACAAAATTAGAAACAGATCAAGCGCCCATAATGCAAAGAGTAATAGTACTACTATATCAGCTATTGGTGCACCTAAGGTTCCAGGCTCGTGGCCTATCATAGGTCATCTCCATCTACTTAACGGGCAACTTCCCGTCTGTCGAACCCTTGGTCTCATGGCTGATAAATATGGacccatttttcaacttcaacttggagcCCGTCCAGCTCTTGTTGTTAGCAGTTGGGAAATGGTTAAAAACTGCTTCACAAATGACAatgacaaaatatttgcaaCTCGACCAAGTATGGCATTAAGCAAGTACTTTTACAACGGCAAAGTTTTTGCTTTTGCACCTTACGGACCATACTGGCGTGACATTCGTAAAATGGTAACTCTTGAACTTTTAACCAGCACTCAACTTGAGAAACTAAAACATGTCCGTACATCAGAAGTGAATTGTTGTATTAAAGAATTGTACTACTCAACTTTTAGTAATAATAGTAACGATTTTCCTGCACAAGTGAACCTGAGTAGCTGGTTTGAGCACATAACGTTTAATATAATCATCAGAATGCTTGCTGGGAAGCGATATTTTTCAGGCAGCGTAAATGAGAAGAGTGGAACAGAGGAAATAcaattcataaaatcaataaagaaAGCGTTGTTACTCCTTGGAACTTTCATTGTTTCCGATGCAATTCCGTCACTTGAATGGATGGATATTGGTGGACACATTAAAGCCATGAAACAGACCTTTAAAGAAGTTGATAGTGTATTTGATAGCTGGTTAAAAGAACACATccagaaaagaaaagattgtGATATTATAAATTCAACTGGAGACCAATCTGATTTTATCGATGTGATGCTTTCGACTCTACCTGAGGAAACCATGGAGTCTGGATACAACCGTGATGCCATTATCAAGGCAACAACGTTG ATACTTATCATGACGGCCTCAGAGACCACCGCAGACGCATTAATATGGGCACTGTCTCTGCTAATGAACGACACTCGCTCATTGAAATTAGCCCAGAACGAGCTAGATGAGCACGTAGGAAGAAACAGATGGGTTGAAGAATCAGACATCAAGAACCTCCCATATTTACAAGCCATAATAAAAGAAACCTTACGTCTTTACCCACCTGGTCCTTTATCAGGGCCTCGAGAGGCCACCGAAGACTGTTTCGTAGGTAAGTATCATATTCGAAAAGGCACTCGTTTGACTGTCAACTTATGGAAGCTTCAAAGAGACCCGCGAATCTGGGAGGATCCGGATGAGTTTAAACCGGAGAGGTGGTTTATGAAGGAACACGCGAATATCAATTTTAGAGGACAGAGTTTTGAGTATATTCCGTTTAGCTCTGGAAGAAGAATGTGTCCTGGTTTGATGTTTGGCACCCAGGTGGTGCATTTGACACTAGCAAGATTACTTCATGGATTCAATATTTCGATGCCAGGGGAGGAACCGGTTGATCTAAGTGAGGATTTGGGCATTGCCTTGCCTAAATTGAAGCCTCTTCAACCACTTCTTTCTCCCAGGCTGGCTGTGGAACTCTACCAAAGTCTTTGA
- the LOC132062330 gene encoding uncharacterized mitochondrial protein AtMg00810-like: MLVTGDSLKMIEESKSELQQIFKMKDLGELKYFLGIEFARSKEGILMHQRKYSLELISELGLSAARPICTPIDINVKLTTKEYNDYLKNNNAKQLKGNNAKEPLLSDVGSYQRLIGKLLHLTVTRLDIAFSVQTLSQYLQQPKKSHMEPATRIVRYIKNQPGQGVLISNKPIQEVTAFCDAD, translated from the coding sequence ATGTTGGTTACTGGTGATAGTCTAAAAATGATTGAAGAAAGCAAGAGTGAACTACAACAAATATTCAAAATGAAGGACCTAGGGGAATTGAAGTACTTTCTAGGAATAGAATTTGCTAGATCAAAGGAAGGAATTTTGATGCACCAAAGAAAATACTCATTAGAACTCATCTCAGAGTTGGGACTGTCAGCTGCTAGGCCAATATGTACTCCAATTGACATCAATGTGAAGCTGACAACAAAGGAATATAATGACTATCTGAAGAACAACAATGCAAAACAATTAAAGGGTAACAATGCAAAAGAACCACTACTATCAGATGTAGGCTCATACCAAAGACTGATAGGAAAATTACTACATCTTACAGTTACAAGACTAGATATTGCCTTTAGTGTGCAAACCTTGAGTCAATATCTTCAACAACCAAAGAAGTCACACATGGAACCAGCTACAAGAATTGTTAGATACATTAAGAATCAGCCAGGACAAGGAGTGTTGATTTCCAACAAACCAATTCAAGAAGTAACAGCATTTTGTGATGCTGATTAG